In one window of Pseudodesulfovibrio sediminis DNA:
- a CDS encoding nucleoside deaminase — protein sequence MTAPTPPQPPVGVSWRSLMDVAFEEACKAAKNGEAPIGAALFSAKGELIAKAYNQPIALNDPTAHAEVLCLRNAASSLGNYRLNNTIMAVTLEPCLMCTGALIHARVSGVLFAARDDRAGALVSNLNGCALPFTNHNLWTIEGVMADECSGILKRFFLERRK from the coding sequence ATGACTGCCCCCACCCCGCCGCAACCGCCTGTCGGAGTCAGCTGGCGGTCACTCATGGATGTCGCCTTTGAAGAGGCGTGCAAGGCTGCCAAAAATGGTGAAGCCCCCATTGGTGCCGCCCTGTTCTCCGCGAAGGGCGAACTGATTGCCAAAGCATACAACCAGCCCATTGCGTTGAATGATCCCACCGCACATGCCGAGGTTCTCTGCCTGCGCAATGCCGCTTCATCATTAGGAAATTATCGGCTCAACAACACCATAATGGCTGTGACGCTGGAGCCGTGCCTCATGTGCACCGGTGCGCTCATTCATGCTCGGGTCAGCGGTGTGCTCTTTGCGGCCCGCGATGATCGTGCCGGAGCTTTGGTCTCCAACCTCAATGGTTGTGCCCTTCCGTTTACCAATCACAACCTGTGGACAATTGAAGGTGTTATGGCCGACGAATGCAGCGGCATTCTCAAACGTTTTTTCCTTGAACGGAGAAAATAG
- a CDS encoding GlxA family transcriptional regulator: MVQIDILSIPGCLNSAVSGIGEILTLSNTIAKADIFQHAVRSVYGQSVQSFTGESIEPVGQLADASPDILILPPLLNSLDEVLSMREIINWLSAFHASGGVVVTICAGAFLLAETGLLDGRAATTHWNLVQDFKNRYPSVDLQAERLLIDGGDYICAGGISAWMDLSLHLVTRHAGRDIARACAKMMLMDPQREYQTPYGMGGFRRNHGDDAVLASQKWLDTQYSAVVRIKDMAEIAALGERTFLRRFRAATGITPANYIQQIRVEAAQNLLETTSLGVEEIADSVGYGDDSTFRKLFKRIMGCTPSAYRQRYSALNKKDGA; this comes from the coding sequence ATGGTTCAAATCGACATTCTCAGCATCCCAGGATGCCTAAACTCGGCAGTTTCCGGCATTGGCGAAATCCTGACCTTGTCCAACACAATTGCCAAAGCTGATATATTTCAACACGCTGTACGTTCAGTGTATGGACAGTCCGTACAAAGCTTCACAGGGGAATCCATAGAACCTGTCGGACAGCTGGCAGACGCTTCACCAGATATTCTCATTCTACCTCCCCTGCTGAACTCATTGGATGAGGTCCTCTCCATGCGGGAGATCATTAATTGGCTGTCTGCTTTTCATGCCTCTGGCGGAGTCGTCGTAACGATATGTGCCGGAGCGTTCCTGCTGGCCGAAACAGGACTCCTTGATGGACGGGCGGCAACGACCCATTGGAATCTTGTTCAGGATTTCAAGAACCGCTATCCTTCTGTTGATCTCCAGGCAGAACGGCTCCTCATTGACGGAGGTGATTATATCTGTGCCGGAGGGATTTCCGCCTGGATGGACTTGTCACTGCATCTGGTCACACGGCATGCCGGGAGAGACATTGCTCGAGCTTGTGCCAAGATGATGTTGATGGACCCGCAACGTGAATATCAAACACCCTACGGCATGGGAGGATTTCGCCGGAATCATGGCGACGATGCAGTTCTTGCCTCCCAAAAATGGCTGGATACGCAGTATTCAGCGGTGGTTCGCATCAAAGACATGGCCGAAATAGCGGCCTTGGGAGAACGGACCTTTCTCCGTCGCTTTCGTGCGGCAACAGGCATAACACCGGCAAACTATATTCAACAAATACGAGTGGAAGCAGCACAAAATCTCCTTGAAACAACAAGCCTGGGGGTTGAAGAGATCGCAGATTCGGTTGGCTACGGAGACGACAGTACATTCAGAAAACTCTTCAAACGGATAATGGGGTGCACGCCCTCTGCCTACCGACAACGATACTCAGCCCTGAACAAAAAGGATGGGGCTTAA
- a CDS encoding cysteine hydrolase family protein → MDKTALIVVDLQNDYFPGGAFEQENAEKAVRKGQILLNTFRERGLPVFHVRHESLRPEAGFLLPGTKGAEIHPLVIPVNGEKVILKHYPNSFRETGLEGALRDADVKRVVVIGMMTLMCIDATVRAAFDLGFEVVVAHDACAARSLEFEGTTVPAAHVHAAFLAALGMVYADVTSVASLKTTL, encoded by the coding sequence ATGGATAAGACAGCGTTGATTGTAGTGGATTTACAAAATGATTATTTTCCTGGTGGTGCTTTTGAGCAAGAAAATGCTGAGAAGGCCGTAAGGAAAGGACAGATCCTCCTGAATACTTTCCGGGAGCGTGGATTACCCGTTTTTCATGTTCGCCATGAGAGCCTGCGGCCCGAAGCCGGATTCTTGTTGCCAGGAACCAAGGGGGCAGAAATTCACCCATTGGTTATTCCCGTTAATGGAGAAAAGGTGATCCTCAAGCACTATCCGAACAGTTTTCGGGAGACCGGATTGGAGGGCGCACTCCGAGATGCCGACGTGAAAAGGGTGGTCGTCATTGGCATGATGACACTCATGTGCATTGACGCGACCGTGCGCGCCGCCTTTGATCTGGGATTTGAAGTGGTTGTAGCTCATGACGCCTGTGCTGCCAGGTCGTTGGAGTTTGAGGGGACAACTGTTCCGGCGGCGCATGTTCATGCCGCTTTTCTGGCTGCGCTCGGAATGGTTTATGCGGACGTTACCAGCGTCGCGTCTTTGAAAACGACGCTTTAG
- a CDS encoding phosphoribosylformylglycinamidine synthase subunit PurQ encodes MASVNALVITGYGTNCEKESAYALKQAGAENADIVYFSDLAAGHVRMDKYNYLLCPGGFLDGDDLGAAQAAALRWRWSNDTDGKPVLDQLKAFFDNGGIILGICNGFQLLCKLGLLPAIGGKYFERQVSLSYNDSGRFEDRWVRLKANANSPCVFTKGIEYLDVPIRHGEGKIIPMDDPTFQALQDENLIAVQYVDPATNEVTQEYPYNPNGSPLGIAGLTDPTGRILGLMPHPEAYNHVTNHPSWTRGTDPNIPLGLVMLEAGVKYLKAQ; translated from the coding sequence ATGGCCAGCGTCAACGCTCTTGTCATAACCGGATACGGTACCAACTGCGAAAAGGAATCTGCCTATGCACTCAAGCAGGCAGGCGCAGAGAATGCCGATATCGTCTATTTTTCCGACCTTGCTGCCGGTCATGTCCGCATGGACAAGTACAATTACCTCCTCTGCCCCGGCGGATTTCTGGATGGTGATGACCTCGGTGCAGCCCAGGCGGCCGCACTGCGCTGGCGGTGGTCTAACGACACCGACGGCAAGCCCGTTCTGGACCAGTTGAAAGCCTTTTTTGACAACGGAGGTATTATCCTCGGTATATGTAATGGCTTCCAGCTTCTTTGCAAACTCGGCCTGCTTCCCGCTATAGGCGGCAAATATTTTGAACGTCAGGTTTCTCTTTCGTATAATGATTCCGGTCGATTCGAAGATCGCTGGGTCCGCCTGAAAGCCAATGCGAACTCCCCCTGTGTCTTCACCAAGGGAATTGAATACCTCGATGTGCCCATCCGCCACGGCGAAGGCAAGATCATCCCCATGGACGACCCGACCTTCCAGGCGCTGCAGGATGAAAACCTCATTGCCGTCCAATACGTAGACCCTGCAACCAATGAGGTCACCCAGGAATATCCATACAATCCGAATGGTTCCCCTCTGGGCATTGCCGGCCTGACAGATCCCACAGGCCGCATTCTCGGTTTGATGCCTCACCCTGAAGCTTACAACCATGTAACCAACCATCCGTCCTGGACCCGCGGCACAGATCCGAACATTCCGCTGGGACTGGTCATGCTTGAAGCCGGGGTGAAATACCTCAAGGCGCAATAG
- a CDS encoding NifB/NifX family molybdenum-iron cluster-binding protein: protein MIIALPTRDGNIDDHFGHCDHYTLITLDDDKNIVSKERMDSPEGCGCKSDIAPVLAMKGVKVMLAGNMGQGAVNILQDNKIQVVRGCSGDIDVVVEKWLAGEIKDELIICDHHDCDHH from the coding sequence ATGATAATTGCACTTCCCACCCGTGACGGAAATATCGACGACCATTTTGGTCATTGTGATCACTACACGCTGATCACATTGGACGATGACAAGAACATTGTCAGCAAAGAACGCATGGACTCCCCGGAAGGATGCGGCTGCAAATCCGACATCGCACCGGTCCTGGCCATGAAAGGCGTCAAGGTCATGCTGGCCGGAAACATGGGCCAGGGTGCAGTCAACATCCTCCAGGACAACAAGATTCAGGTTGTACGTGGCTGCTCCGGCGATATCGACGTAGTCGTCGAAAAATGGCTGGCCGGTGAAATCAAGGATGAACTGATCATCTGCGATCATCACGATTGCGACCATCACTAG
- a CDS encoding substrate-binding periplasmic protein, whose product MINVLCCLLTFCFCLAPSVCFSYDIQVLGNTLPPLKFQRKGKVQGIMVDVLAEIMEDVGNPIDPTSIQMVGWARAYEDTTTMPGYVLLGAAFTEERKDQLKWVGPVYPLQLALIGKQNRNIVVETASDASKYVVGTLLNSAPEQLLFKQGFPPDKVYRIPKTEFGLRMLADGRLDLLAYAAIPSFHMMEELGIDPTMYQVYYVIKEVDLYFGFNKSFDDQFISKLNTALEKLKIPDENGTSEYDRILKKYLK is encoded by the coding sequence ATGATAAATGTACTATGCTGTCTGCTGACATTCTGCTTCTGTCTTGCTCCATCAGTTTGTTTTTCCTATGATATTCAAGTGCTTGGAAACACCTTGCCTCCCTTGAAATTTCAGAGAAAGGGAAAGGTGCAAGGGATCATGGTCGATGTTCTGGCTGAGATTATGGAGGACGTTGGAAACCCGATTGATCCAACTTCGATACAGATGGTTGGCTGGGCGCGGGCATATGAAGACACAACAACAATGCCTGGTTATGTGTTATTGGGCGCAGCATTTACAGAAGAGCGCAAAGATCAGCTTAAATGGGTCGGTCCTGTATATCCCTTACAGCTCGCCCTCATTGGTAAACAAAATCGAAATATTGTTGTGGAAACGGCTTCGGATGCTTCGAAGTACGTTGTGGGAACGTTGCTTAATTCAGCCCCGGAGCAGTTATTGTTCAAGCAGGGGTTTCCTCCGGATAAAGTATACCGTATTCCAAAGACGGAGTTTGGCTTGAGAATGCTCGCAGACGGGCGTCTAGACCTGTTGGCGTATGCGGCCATTCCGTCCTTTCACATGATGGAAGAGCTGGGAATTGATCCAACTATGTACCAGGTGTATTATGTCATCAAAGAAGTGGATCTTTATTTCGGCTTTAACAAGAGCTTTGATGACCAGTTTATCAGCAAGCTGAATACCGCCCTTGAAAAACTGAAAATCCCCGATGAAAATGGTACGAGTGAATATGATCGAATTCTAAAGAAATACCTGAAGTAA